TCCCGGCCGATACGTGGCCCTCGACCACATATCCGCCCACGAGGAGCGTATGACAACCGTACAGTTTCTCAGGTACGCCATGGTCACGCCTGATTCGGTCCAGATCATGAGTGGCGATTTCTGTTACACGGTAGCCATGGCGGCGCAGGTAGGCGGCGTGATACTCGCAACAGCCGCATTGGGGATTCTTGTACAAGGTGGCATCGCGGGAGGCTTCGCCGCCGTAGGCGAGGTTAACGGTGCTCAAGGAAGCAAGACCTGCGAGGAACGTACGTCGTTTCATTTGCGTCTCCTTCAAATGACCCGGATACAGGCCATCATGCCGCCGGCCTGGTGCTCGAGTACATGGCAATGGAACATCCAGTCGCCGGGGTTGTCCGCGACGAAAGCAATCTCAGCCCGCTCCCGCGGAGCGAGCATGACGGTATCGAGCCACTCGCGATGCCGCGTCTGCTGGCCATTGCGAGTAAGGACCCGGAACGAGTGCCCATGCAGGTGAATCGGATGGTGCCAAGCGGTATCGTTCACCAGGTTCAGCAGATAGCTGCGGCCACGGCGCATGATGAAGAGCGGATCGAATGCGGACGAGCCGTCACCGCAGCCGACGGACACGCCGTTGACGGCCCAGGCCATTCCTCGGGCCATGGCGCGCATGTCGCCCATCATCCCGCCGGTGAAAACCACCTCGTGTCGTTCGGCGTGCCTGAGGGTAGGTTCGGAAAGCGGGTTTGCGGGCAGCACCACGGGCTCGTCCGGACGGCGGCGTAACGGCGGCTCGTCGCTGTAGATCAACTTGATAAGTTCATAGACAAGACCTCGATAGAAGTCGTCCTGCACGATGTAGCGGGCGTGAGGTTTTCCGATCAGGTCAAGAATCAGATCAGCTCGCATGGCTGGCCCTAGCACGATCGCGCCGCCTTCCGGCTCGTGCGGCTCCACCGGTTGGCCATCGAGCGCGATGACCTGGGCTCTGTGATCCGTGAATCGAAGAGAAAAAATGCGTGCGGAAGCACCGTTGATCAGGCGCAGGCGAATCCGTTCGCCGGCACGCACACGAAGCTCGCTCGGCACGCGGCCATTGATCGTGACGGTGTTGCCGACGCGGCCGTTGTGGCTTACATCCATGAAACTGCCGAAGCCGCTGCGGATGGAGGCGTCCGGATCCAGGCGCCAGTCGCCGAGGACCCAGACCATGTCCCGATCCACCTTCACCGGCTCGGGTTCGTCGAC
This is a stretch of genomic DNA from Betaproteobacteria bacterium. It encodes these proteins:
- a CDS encoding CopG family transcriptional regulator, producing the protein MKRRTFLAGLASLSTVNLAYGGEASRDATLYKNPQCGCCEYHAAYLRRHGYRVTEIATHDLDRIRRDHGVPEKLYGCHTLLVGGYVVEGHVSAGIIDRLLRERPKIRGISLPGMPQGSPGMTGTKTEPFQIYEISLNASPYRPRVYAVD
- a CDS encoding multicopper oxidase domain-containing protein, which translates into the protein MLNALAVTHALDSRRRFLAGMLGLASTPLLSLHRNSAAGAPSGTVEAQLVAGPARVQLVPSDYPETSVWAYNGTIPGPTLRLQQGDRLRVHVRNALAESTTVHWHGIRVPNAMDGVPLITQPAIEPGGSFLYDFVVPDAGTFFYHPHQRSYEQVGRGLAGALIVDEPEPVKVDRDMVWVLGDWRLDPDASIRSGFGSFMDVSHNGRVGNTVTINGRVPSELRVRAGERIRLRLINGASARIFSLRFTDHRAQVIALDGQPVEPHEPEGGAIVLGPAMRADLILDLIGKPHARYIVQDDFYRGLVYELIKLIYSDEPPLRRRPDEPVVLPANPLSEPTLRHAERHEVVFTGGMMGDMRAMARGMAWAVNGVSVGCGDGSSAFDPLFIMRRGRSYLLNLVNDTAWHHPIHLHGHSFRVLTRNGQQTRHREWLDTVMLAPRERAEIAFVADNPGDWMFHCHVLEHQAGGMMACIRVI